The Gemella haemolysans genome includes a region encoding these proteins:
- the yidC gene encoding membrane protein insertase YidC encodes MKKYLLYAYILTLTTMLFGCSAQDSDGFFYNTFTKNMDVFLAYINNYIGVWGISIIIITLIVKGIILPFMLKNYKKQRISSMNMERAKPELDIVQEKIKQLRESEKRVFSNDERMKIRMEQAELQREIFKIYKKYDCSPAIFGNLIPILIQAPFVTGLYFTLQNPIYSKDILNSSFLSISLGEKSYIILILVFIVYMVVGKISQSMMQANPMAQTNPEAERMQNMSKNMVWITPIMLTFITYTSIAAIGIYFIVSGILVIFQISLGRKLYPPYIPKLTTIKSKKVTKNKLVKR; translated from the coding sequence ATGAAGAAGTATCTTTTATATGCATATATATTAACTTTAACCACAATGCTATTTGGATGTTCTGCTCAGGACAGTGATGGTTTTTTTTATAATACTTTCACTAAAAATATGGATGTATTTTTAGCGTATATAAATAATTATATTGGAGTTTGGGGAATTTCAATTATTATTATTACTCTTATTGTAAAGGGGATTATCTTACCTTTTATGCTTAAAAATTATAAGAAGCAACGTATATCATCTATGAATATGGAGCGTGCAAAACCCGAGTTGGATATTGTTCAAGAAAAGATAAAACAGCTTAGAGAAAGTGAAAAAAGGGTGTTTAGTAATGATGAGCGAATGAAAATAAGAATGGAACAAGCAGAACTACAGAGAGAGATTTTCAAAATCTATAAGAAGTATGATTGTTCTCCAGCAATTTTCGGGAATTTAATACCTATTTTAATTCAAGCACCATTTGTTACAGGATTATATTTTACTTTACAAAATCCAATATATTCAAAAGATATCTTAAATTCAAGTTTTTTATCTATTTCTCTTGGAGAAAAATCCTATATTATTTTAATACTTGTTTTTATTGTTTATATGGTAGTTGGAAAAATTTCTCAAAGTATGATGCAAGCCAATCCTATGGCGCAAACTAATCCCGAAGCAGAGCGTATGCAGAATATGTCAAAAAATATGGTGTGGATAACACCGATAATGTTAACTTTTATTACCTATACGAGTATAGCAGCAATAGGGATTTACTTTATAGTTAGTGGAATTTTAGTTATTTTTCAAATATCCCTTGGGCGTAAATTATATCCGCCATATATCCCAAAGCTAACTACTATAAAAAGTAAAAAAGTAACTAAAAATAAATTAGTTAAAAGGTAA
- a CDS encoding helix-turn-helix domain-containing protein yields MTKYNFEFKKKVVLEYINENISIRSLAKKYDIKSHNNIEIWVAKYKKYGDDGLYRSRKNEEYPFEKKIYVVELYLTSELSYNDLALQEGINNPALICNWVNRFRVAGPDALRERRKGRKILMAKSPKKLSKETTSQTTNDNISKEYVKELEDQLLQLRIENAFLKEARRLRLAEEAEMKRRREL; encoded by the coding sequence ATGACTAAATATAATTTTGAATTTAAAAAGAAAGTCGTACTAGAGTATATAAATGAAAACATAAGCATAAGATCGTTAGCGAAAAAGTATGATATAAAATCTCATAATAATATTGAAATTTGGGTTGCCAAATATAAGAAATATGGAGATGATGGATTATATCGTTCAAGAAAAAATGAAGAATATCCTTTCGAAAAAAAGATATATGTTGTAGAATTATACTTAACAAGTGAACTCTCATACAATGACTTAGCTTTACAAGAAGGTATAAATAATCCAGCACTTATTTGTAACTGGGTTAATCGCTTTAGAGTAGCTGGTCCTGATGCATTGAGAGAGCGAAGGAAAGGTCGGAAAATCTTAATGGCTAAATCACCTAAAAAGTTAAGTAAGGAAACAACAAGTCAAACCACAAATGATAATATATCTAAAGAATATGTAAAAGAATTAGAAGATCAATTACTACAACTAAGGATAGAAAATGCATTTTTAAAAGAAGCGAGGAGACTGCGTTTAGCGGAAGAAGCAGAAATGAAAAGAAGGCGAGAATTATAA
- a CDS encoding IS3 family transposase → MFKRSEETAFSGRSRNEKKARIISSLRGEFILKDLLLYAKMPKATYMYWQKRFDRVNPDKEIEEKILEIRKNNKDYGYRRIYGALRNLGYIINKKKVQRIIQKLDLQVTSFTRKSRKYNSYKGKIGKTAKNRIRRRFNTNIPHQKITTDTTEFKYYEVNERGKLVVKKLYLDPFMDMYNGEIISYSISESPSAKNIMDALEKAIKVTAKSPYRRTFHSDQGWAYQMKAYSKRLKEERIYQSMSRKANCLDNSIMENFFGILKQEIYYGTTYNSYRELKLAIEKYIKYYNEERIKEKLGWLSPKQYRIKHMTV, encoded by the coding sequence ATTTTTAAAAGAAGCGAGGAGACTGCGTTTAGCGGAAGAAGCAGAAATGAAAAGAAGGCGAGAATTATAAGCAGTCTCCGAGGAGAATTCATACTTAAAGACCTTCTTTTATATGCGAAAATGCCAAAAGCAACATATATGTACTGGCAGAAGAGATTCGATAGAGTTAATCCAGATAAAGAAATTGAAGAGAAAATATTAGAAATAAGAAAGAATAACAAAGATTATGGTTATAGACGTATATATGGTGCGTTACGTAATTTAGGATATATAATAAATAAAAAGAAAGTTCAAAGAATTATACAAAAATTAGACTTACAGGTTACATCATTCACTAGAAAAAGTAGAAAATACAATTCATATAAAGGGAAAATTGGAAAAACAGCTAAGAATAGAATTAGAAGACGATTCAATACTAATATTCCACATCAAAAAATCACTACAGACACAACTGAATTTAAATATTATGAAGTTAATGAGAGAGGTAAATTAGTAGTAAAGAAACTTTATTTAGATCCATTTATGGATATGTATAATGGTGAGATAATAAGCTATAGTATAAGTGAGAGCCCATCAGCTAAAAATATAATGGATGCGCTAGAAAAAGCTATTAAAGTCACAGCTAAATCCCCTTATAGGAGAACTTTCCACTCTGATCAAGGATGGGCTTATCAAATGAAGGCATACTCGAAAAGGTTAAAAGAAGAACGTATTTACCAAAGTATGTCTAGAAAAGCAAATTGTTTGGATAATTCGATAATGGAGAATTTCTTCGGAATATTAAAACAAGAGATATACTATGGAACAACATATAATAGTTATAGGGAACTGAAATTAGCTATTGAAAAATATATAAAATACTATAATGAAGAGAGAATAAAAGAGAAACTAGGATGGTTAAGTCCTAAGCAATATAGAATAAAACATATGACTGTATAA